From the genome of Nitrospirota bacterium, one region includes:
- the rplK gene encoding 50S ribosomal protein L11 has translation MAKKEVVAQVKLVIPAGKANPAPPVGPALGPHGINIMEFCKQFNAQTQAMGDTLVPAVLSIYNDRSFTFILKTPPASELIKKAAGVVKGSSVPNKDKVGALSDAQVEEIAKTKLPDLNTTSLEAAKAIIRGTARSMGVEIRE, from the coding sequence ATGGCGAAGAAAGAGGTAGTTGCACAGGTGAAGCTCGTGATTCCCGCGGGCAAGGCGAATCCGGCGCCCCCGGTGGGTCCGGCGCTGGGACCGCACGGGATCAATATCATGGAGTTCTGCAAGCAGTTCAACGCCCAGACGCAAGCCATGGGGGACACCCTGGTTCCCGCGGTGCTGAGCATTTATAACGACCGGTCTTTTACGTTCATTTTGAAGACCCCGCCCGCGTCCGAGCTGATCAAGAAGGCGGCCGGTGTCGTGAAGGGCTCGAGCGTTCCCAACAAGGACAAGGTCGGGGCGCTCTCGGATGCCCAGGTCGAAGAGATCGCGAAGACGAAGCTTCCCGATCTGAACACCACCTCGCTCGAGGCGGCGAAGGCGATCATCAGGGGCACGGCGCGAAGCATGGGCGTGGAAATAAGGGAGTAG
- a CDS encoding elongation factor Tu, which yields DNVSLTVELIAPIAMEKELRFAIREGGRTVGAGVVTDIIQ from the coding sequence AGACAATGTGTCGTTAACGGTCGAGCTGATCGCCCCTATCGCAATGGAGAAGGAACTGAGGTTCGCTATCCGTGAGGGCGGCAGAACCGTCGGTGCCGGCGTCGTCACCGATATCATCCAGTAG
- the rplJ gene encoding 50S ribosomal protein L10: MASHAAPSAHGILTSARLWERRKDLITKEKKSQQIAELTEKFSRSKAVVFTEYKGLTVAEISDLRKLLKEAGAEYKVAKNTLVTIAAKGTPIESAKDSFIGPTGIAFGYDDPIAAAKKVLEFAGKNEKLKVKGGIVEGKLFSTEDLKAVSKLPPREVLLSMMAGTFQAPLSKLAGALNATLTQFAYALSSLKDKKSA; encoded by the coding sequence GTGGCTTCGCATGCCGCACCCTCAGCGCATGGAATACTCACCTCTGCCCGTCTCTGGGAAAGGAGGAAGGATCTGATTACCAAGGAGAAAAAATCACAACAGATCGCCGAGCTGACCGAGAAGTTTTCCCGGTCGAAGGCGGTGGTGTTCACCGAGTACAAGGGGTTGACCGTTGCCGAGATCTCCGACCTGAGAAAGCTCTTGAAAGAGGCCGGGGCGGAGTACAAGGTCGCCAAGAATACGCTCGTCACCATCGCTGCCAAAGGGACCCCGATAGAGTCCGCCAAGGACTCCTTTATCGGACCGACCGGCATCGCCTTCGGCTATGACGACCCCATCGCCGCTGCGAAGAAGGTCCTCGAGTTTGCCGGGAAGAACGAGAAGCTCAAGGTCAAGGGCGGTATCGTCGAGGGGAAGCTCTTCTCGACCGAGGATCTCAAAGCGGTCTCGAAGCTGCCGCCGAGAGAGGTCCTCTTGAGCATGATGGCAGGGACGTTCCAGGCGCCGCTGTCGAAGCTGGCCGGTGCGTTGAACGCCACGCTGACGCAGTTTGCCTATGCATTGAGCTCACTCAAAGACAAGAAAAGCGCATAA
- the rplA gene encoding 50S ribosomal protein L1: MGKKMNAVETKVDLNQEYAIEEAIQLLKENTFTKFDETVDLAINLGVDAKKSDQMVRGTVVLPYGTGKPVRVLVFAKGEKEKEARDAGADYVGAEDMVEKIQQGWLEFDKAVATPDLMGLVGKLGKVLGPRGLMPNPKLGTVTFDVGKAVKEIKAGKVEYKVEKAGIVHVPVGKVSFDKEKLVENTMAILKSVVKAKPAASKGKYIRKITLSSTMGPGIKVDVGRLKVA, from the coding sequence ATGGGCAAGAAAATGAATGCCGTCGAAACCAAAGTTGATCTGAACCAGGAATATGCCATAGAAGAGGCGATTCAGCTCCTCAAGGAAAATACCTTCACGAAGTTCGACGAGACGGTCGACCTGGCGATCAACCTCGGCGTGGATGCGAAGAAGTCCGACCAGATGGTCCGGGGCACCGTCGTGCTCCCCTATGGGACCGGTAAGCCGGTGCGGGTGCTGGTCTTCGCAAAAGGAGAGAAGGAGAAGGAGGCGAGGGATGCCGGCGCCGATTACGTGGGCGCGGAGGATATGGTCGAGAAGATCCAGCAGGGCTGGCTCGAGTTCGACAAGGCCGTCGCTACCCCCGATCTCATGGGGCTCGTCGGAAAGCTCGGAAAGGTCCTCGGTCCCCGGGGCCTCATGCCCAACCCCAAGCTCGGCACCGTCACCTTCGATGTAGGGAAGGCGGTCAAGGAGATCAAGGCCGGCAAGGTCGAGTACAAGGTCGAAAAGGCGGGCATCGTCCATGTGCCGGTGGGCAAGGTATCCTTCGACAAGGAGAAGCTCGTGGAGAACACCATGGCGATCCTGAAATCGGTGGTCAAGGCGAAGCCCGCGGCTTCCAAAGGGAAGTACATCAGGAAGATCACGCTGTCGTCGACCATGGGACCGGGCATCAAGGTCGATGTGGGCCGCCTGAAAGTAGCATAG
- the rplL gene encoding 50S ribosomal protein L7/L12, with product MAVTKEEVFTFIDNMTILDMSQFIKEFEERYGVTAAAPVAVAAAPAGAAPAAAAEEKTSFDVVLTAAGDKKIQVIKVVRELTGLGLKEAKDVVDGAPKPVKTGVSKEEADSIKAKLEAEGAAVEIK from the coding sequence ATGGCGGTTACCAAGGAAGAGGTGTTCACGTTTATCGACAACATGACCATTCTGGACATGTCGCAGTTCATCAAGGAGTTCGAGGAGCGGTACGGCGTTACCGCTGCCGCTCCGGTCGCCGTTGCCGCAGCGCCCGCAGGGGCTGCTCCGGCTGCTGCTGCAGAGGAGAAGACCAGCTTTGATGTCGTCCTTACTGCCGCGGGCGACAAGAAGATCCAGGTCATCAAGGTGGTCCGCGAGCTCACCGGCCTGGGCCTGAAAGAGGCCAAGGACGTGGTCGACGGTGCTCCGAAGCCGGTCAAGACCGGCGTCTCGAAGGAAGAGGCCGATTCCATCAAGGCAAAGCTCGAAGCAGAGGGAGCCGCGGTAGAAATAAAATAA
- the rpmG gene encoding 50S ribosomal protein L33, whose amino-acid sequence MREIILFQCTECKHKNYSSMKNKKNTPDKLQLKKYCRSCRKHTPHKETKA is encoded by the coding sequence ATGAGAGAGATAATACTGTTTCAGTGCACCGAGTGCAAGCACAAGAACTATTCGAGCATGAAGAACAAGAAGAATACGCCGGACAAGCTTCAGCTCAAGAAGTACTGCAGGAGCTGCAGGAAGCATACGCCGCACAAGGAGACCAAGGCGTAA
- the secE gene encoding preprotein translocase subunit SecE, producing MIQRIKAFFRDVKVEAKKVNYPSRDELTGSTWVVITAVIVASLFLGAIDLSLARIIQLLVR from the coding sequence ATGATCCAAAGGATTAAGGCATTCTTCAGGGACGTCAAAGTGGAAGCGAAGAAGGTCAATTATCCCTCGCGGGATGAGCTGACAGGCTCCACCTGGGTGGTCATCACCGCCGTGATCGTCGCTTCATTGTTTCTGGGCGCCATTGATTTGAGTCTGGCACGAATAATCCAACTACTGGTAAGGTAA
- the nusG gene encoding transcription termination/antitermination protein NusG produces the protein MSKSWYVVHTYSGYEEKVKVSIEEKVKLKGLEEKISRILIPTEKVVELKGKRKKESDKKFYPGYILVEMELDDETWHLIKNTMRVTGFVGGTRPVPLPEEEVEVILQQLERGPAPVVKSQYEKGENVRITDGPFSNFVGYVDEVDMDHGRLRVMVSIFGRQTPVELAFSQVEKA, from the coding sequence ATGAGCAAAAGCTGGTATGTGGTGCATACCTATTCCGGGTATGAGGAAAAGGTAAAGGTCTCGATAGAGGAAAAGGTCAAATTGAAAGGCCTCGAGGAGAAGATTTCCCGCATCCTCATTCCCACGGAGAAGGTGGTGGAGCTCAAGGGAAAGAGGAAGAAGGAGTCGGACAAGAAGTTTTACCCGGGCTACATCCTCGTCGAAATGGAGCTCGATGACGAGACATGGCACCTCATCAAGAACACCATGCGGGTGACCGGGTTCGTCGGCGGCACCCGGCCCGTTCCCCTTCCTGAAGAGGAGGTCGAGGTGATCCTGCAGCAGCTGGAGCGGGGGCCCGCTCCGGTGGTGAAGAGCCAGTACGAAAAGGGAGAGAATGTCCGGATCACCGACGGTCCGTTCAGCAATTTCGTCGGGTATGTCGATGAGGTCGATATGGACCATGGAAGGCTGCGGGTCATGGTCAGCATATTCGGAAGGCAGACGCCGGTTGAGCTCGCCTTCTCGCAGGTGGAAAAAGCATAG